The genomic interval ACACCGGCGATTATATCGTTGTCGTCAACGTTGAAAAACTGCGCGTGACCGGCAACAAGGCCGAAGACAAGCTGTATCATCGTCACAGCGGTTACCCCGGCGGTCTTTACACCACCAACTTCACCAAGCTGCAACAGCGCTTTCCCGGCCGTGTGCTGGAAAAAGCAGTCAAGGGCATGCTGCCGAAAGGCCCTCTGGGCTACGCCATGCTGAAAAAACTCAAGTGCTACAGCGGGCCGGAGCATCAGCACGTCGCGCAACAGCCTAAGGCATTGGAAATCTAAGGAAACGCCATGATCGGTAATTACAACTATGGTACCGGCCGCCGCAAGAGCTCTGTAGCACGTGTGTTCTTGAAGTCTGGTTCCGGCAATATCGTCGTCAACGGCAAGCCTGTGGACGTGTTTTTTTCCCGTGAAACGGGCCGCATGGTCGTGCGTCAACCGCTGGAACTGACCAACAACCTCACCACTTTTGACATCATGGTCAACGTGGCTGGTGGCGGTGAGTCTGGTCAGGCTGGTGCAGTGCGTCACGGTATTACGCGTGCCCTGATCGACTACGATGCAAGCCTGAAAAGCGAACTTTCCAAAGCCGGTCTGGTTACTCGCGATGCTCGCGAAGTGGAACGGAAGAAAGTTGGTTTGCGCAAAGCACGTCGCGCAAAGCAGTTCTCCAAGCGTTAATCTGCGCTGGTGCCGAAAAAGCCGCCCATGGGCGGCTTTTTTATTGCCTGTTTGGTTGCCTAACGATGTGCGTCCTTTTATGATTAGTGTCTTTCTGTCGCAGAGGCGTTGTTATGATCAAGGTGGGGATTGTCGGTGGCACGGGGTACACCGGTGTCGAGTTGCTGCGCTTGCTGGCGCAGCACCCCGAAGCGCATCTGGAAGCCATCACGTCGCGCAAGGAAGCCGGAATGGCGGTGAGCGACATGTTCCCCAACCTGCGCGGGCGCGTAAATCTGAAATTTCAGGACCCGGCTGAAGCGCCTCTGCATCGCTGCGACGTGGTGTTCTTCGCCACCCCCAACGGCGTTGCCATGCAACAGGCCAAGGCACTGGTGGACGCCGGTGTGAAGGTGATCGACCTGGCGGCGGATTTCCGTATCAAGGATATTCCCCTATGGGAAAAGTGGTACGGTATGACGCATGCTTGCCCGGAACTTGTTGCCGAGGCGGTATATGCGCTGCCGGAAATCAATCGCAGCGAAATCAAGGGCGCACGGGTGATCGCCAATCCGGGGTGCTACCCGACCGCGGTGCAGCTTGGTTTCATGCCGCTCATCGAGGCGGGCGCGATAGAGCTACAGGGCCTTGTCGCTGACTGTAAATCAGGTGTCTCCGGCGCGGGGCGCAAAGCCGAGGTGGCGACGCTTTTCAGCGAGGCGTCGGACAATTTCAAGGCCTATGGCGTGGCCGGGCACCGCCATCTTCCGGAAATTGTTCAGGGCTTGTCGCGGCGGGCGGGCGCATCCGTCGGGCTTACTTTTGTGCCGCATCTGACGCCCTTGATTCGCGGCATTCATGCCACGCTCTATGCGCGCCTCACTAAAGAGGTGGATTTGCAGGCGCTGTATGAACAACATTATGCCAGCGAGTATTTTGTCGATGTGTTGCCGGCGGGGGGGCATCCGGAAACCCGTTCGGTGCGTTCTGCCAATTTCTGTCGTATTGCGGTGCACCGGCCGCAGGGTGGCGATACGGTGGTGATTCTCTCGGTCATCGATAACCTGGTCAAAGGAGCTGCTGGCCAAGCGGTGCAAAACATGAACATCCTCTTCGGCTTGCCCGAGGCGACCGGATTGCAGCAAATTCCCATCTTGCCATGAGGAAAGTGGCTCGCGCCGTCAAACGCCGATATGGTCTTAGCGCGCGGCGGGTGGCTGTGCGAACGCATGTCGCGTGGTATTGGCGCGGCTTGTTCATGGCTGTGGCCTTGGGCTGTGGCATCGGGTTGGCTTGGTGGATGTACGATATCGGGAGCCAGTTTGCCGGGTTCGATCGCGGCGCTACGGACCGGGAATTGGTGCAGTTGCGCGACAAGGTCAAGCAACTCGAGGCGGATAACGGGCGATTGCGGACTGTTCAGGTTGCTGCCGACCGCCATAGCCTGATTGACAATGCTGCGCAGCAAGATACAGAACGCGCGCTCAAAGGGTTGCAGGATGAGAACGCGCAGTTAAAGGAGCAACTCGCCTTTATTCGCGGAGTAAGCTCTGGCGAACGCGGTGGCGGAGTGACCGTTTCTCGTTTCAAGGTCGAGCCTGGAGCGGCAGGGGTGTATCGCTACCAGCTGCTGCTGGTCCGGGCTGGGCAGCAGGATAAGGTTTTTCAGGGGCGTCTGCAACTGGTGGTGACAACGCAGGATGGTGGAAAGAATGTTTTGCGAACTTTTCCGGCCGATGCATCAGCAAAGGGGAAATTTGTCGTCAGCGTGAAGTCGTATCAGAAGTTGGAGGGGGAATTCCAAGTGCCTCCTGCAGCAGTGGTCAAGAGTGTTGAGGCGCGTGTTTTTGGCGAGGGCTCTTCCCAGCCAAAGCTCAGCAAGACATTCAATTTGTCGTGACAGAAAACGAGGATGAGCATGTTCGGTAAAAAAGCCCCAAAACCACAAAGTCGCATCGATAGCCTGATAGGCAGCGGTACGCGTATCGAGGGTAATATTTCCTTTTCCGGGGGGTTGCGTGTCGATGGCGAGATACGGGGGAATGTCCGCGCCGAGGGTGGGCAGCCCAGTACACTCGTGCTTTCCGAACAGGCTCGCATAGAAGGGGTGATCGAAGTTTCCCACCTCGTGGTAAATGGCACGGTGGCCGGCCCTGTTTACGCATCGGAATATGTGGAACTCCAGTCCAAGTCGAGAGTCACAGGTGACGTGTATTACAAAACCCTGGAAATGCACGTGGGCGCAATTGTCGAGGGGAAACTGGTTCACCAGGAACAGCTCGCACTGCCTTCCCCGGTTTCTGTGGCGATCGAGGGGCGACTAGTAGTTGACTAATTCGCTTTAGTTTAGCAGAATATGATTTTGCATTAATTTTAGGAGTATGAATATGAGCGCAGTGACCGAAATGCCCAGCCCGTTGACCTTTACCGATAGCGCGGCTGCCAAGGTGAAAAGCCTGATCGAGGAAGAGGGTAGTGCTGATCTGAAGCTGCGCGTATTCGTCTCCGGTGGCGGGTGCTCGGGTTTCCAGTATGGCTTTACGTTTGACGAAGTGACCAACGATGACGATACCGTGATCGAAAAAAATGGTGTGTGCCTGTTGATCGATCCGATGAGCTTTCAGTATCTGGTGGGCGCCGAGATCGACTACACAGAGGGTCTGCAGGGCGCGCAGTTCGTGATCAAGAATCCGAATGCAACAACTACCTGCGGTTGCGGATCTTCATTCTCTGCCTGATCAATTGCGGGGCTGAATGAAAAAAGGGGCTAAGGCCCCTTTTTTCATTCATGCGTTGTAAATCGCCCCTAGTATTCTTGGTCCTTGTGCGCCGGTTACTTCCGGCAGGTTGCCGGGCTGGCTGTGCCGTGTGCGATAGGCCAGCCAGGCAAAGGCTGTCGCCTCCACCCAGTCAGTTCCGATGCCGAATTCGTCAGTGAGTTTTAATGGCAGCGGGGCCAGCATTTCTGCCAGTCTTTTTCTCAATGCCGTGTTATGTGCGCCACCGCCGCACAGATAGATTTCATCGGCCTCCCCGCAATGTCGCCGGATGGCGTCCGTGATCGAGCGTGCGCTGAGTTCCAGCAAGGTGGCCTGGACGTCTGCCGGGGCGTAACTGCCGTAAAGGAAAGCTTGCAGCCACTCCAGATGGAACATGTCACGCCCCGTGCTTTTGGGCGGAGCGGCAGAGAAAAAAGCGAAATCCAGCATGTTATGGAGCAATTCGGGTATCAGTATCCCGCTCGCAGCCCAGGCGCCATCACGGTCAAACGGCGAGCCTAAGTGCCGCTGTGTCCAGCCATCGAGCAAGAGGTTGCCCGGTCCACAGTCAAAACCGGTGACTGCTCCTGTCGCCGGCAGCCATGTCAGATTGCTAATGCCGCCGATGTTGACGATAACGCGGTTGCGCTGTGCAGAACGGAAAGCTGCAGCATGGAAAGCGGGAACCAGCGGTGCGCCCTGTCCGCCTGCTGCAATATCGCGGCTGCGAAAATCGGTTATCACGCTAATGCCTGTCAGTTCGGCAAGCAGTGCGGCATTGCCGATCTGGATCGTGAAACCAAGGTCCGGGCGATGGCGGATCGTCTGGCCGTGGCAGCCAATTGCAGAAATGGCCAAAACGGGATGCATGGTTTCATTTAGGAGTGTCTGAACGGCGCTCGTATAGCGTGATGCTAACGCGTTCCCCGCCAAGGAGGCGCGAAGTAATTCGTTGTGTCCGGCCTGGTTAAGCGCTAGCAACTCTTGGCGCAGGTCATCATCGAAAACTTGGAAAATGGCATGGACGAGACGGCTTTTACCCTCGCTGATTTCGACTAAAGCTGCATCCACGCCATCCAGGCTGGTGCCGGACATGAGGCCGACATATAGTTCGGAGGCGTGCACGGCCGGGGCTTAGTCGAGTGCGGCGAGATTGGTGCCGCGCAACAGATCCAGGTTCGCCAGAAGAGGCTGAGCTATACGGTTGAATTCAGCCTTCTGGTTCGCGGCAATGGGAAACGCAGTCGGCACTTCGATCGAAAGCGGATTGCGTTGCACGCCAGCCACCTTGAACTCATAGTGCAGATGTGGGCCGGTGGCCATACCGGTCATGCCGACATAGCCGATGACGTCGCCCTGGCTGATGTGTTGGCCTTTGCGCAAACCGCTGGCAAACGCGGAAAGGTGGCCGTATACGGTTTCGAATTTACCCTGGTGCTTCAACACGATGACGTTGCCGTAGCCGCGCTGTGCCCCAACCTGTTCCACCACGCCATCAGCCGTGGCCTTCACCCTGGTGCCGATCGGTGCGCCATAATCAACCCCCTTGTGTGCACGCCATTCTTTCAGAATGGGGTGAAAACGGGCGGTTGTGAAGCCGGAAGTAACGCGCGAAAACTCCAATGGTGAACGCAAAAAAGCTTTACGCAGGTTCTTTCCGTCAGCTGTGTAATATCCACCGTGCCCATCATTGTCCTGGAAATATACTGCCCGGTATGATTTTCCGCTGTTGATGAATTCCGCGGCCAGGATGTGGCCTGTTTTGACCAGTTCGCCCTTGTTGTAGAAGGCTTCGTACTCGACGGTAAATTTATCGCCGCGTTGTAGGTCGCGGTGGAAGTCAATGTCAGTTGAAAAGATATCGGCCATTTGCACGGCAACAGCATCAGGCATATTGGCCGCATCGGTTGCGGCAAACAGGGAGCTTCTGATCTGGCCTGATTTCATAACAACCTGGCGTTCCAGGGGAAGTGCTTGCTCGCTGGTCTTGAAGTGATCGCCTTGTTTTTCAACCAGCAGCACGGTGTCGCCGCCGTAGTGGTAGCGTAAAGAAAGCAGTTCGCCATCTTCGGTGGTTTGTGCCTGAACGGTTTTCCCGGGTTTTAACTGATAAAGCGCTTGAGCATGCTTTGCTTCGTTCAGAAATGCCTGGATATCCTGAGTGTTGACATCGAGGCGGGAAAGCAGGTCTGCAACAGTGTCGCCGCGCTGTATGCGTTCCTCGCGCCAGAATTGCTGGGTCGACGCAGTTTGTGCGCTGATATTTGGTAATGCCAGGGACTCGACCACGGTGTGTACGGGAATGCGTTTGACATCGGTGTCTGGAGCGATACCGAAGGCAGCTACAACGCCGAACAGCGGAAGTGCGGAAAGGGCGACAATCCAGCGTAGTGGGAATTTTCGTTCGGTCTGAAAAAGCTTTTGGGATAAAATACTTGCTTTGTTGTTCTGCATGTTGCCTATATGGTTTTCGTGTTGAAGGTTGCGCGCAAGCTTAACAAAAAACCCGGGTAGCGGAAAGTTAATCTTTTTCAAGATTGGTAAATAAAATGAGTGAAGTCAACGAGGCTCTCCAGGCTATTAAACGGGGATGTAATGAATTACTGCTGGAGCAGGAGCTGGTCGAAAAACTGGCTACTGGACGCCCGCTGCGCATCAAGGCGGGGTTTGACCCCACCGCACCGGATCTTCACCTCGGGCACACCGTGCTTATTAATAAGCTGCGTCAGTTCCAGGATCTTGGACACGAAGTGATGTTCCTGATTGGCGACTTCACCGGGATGATCGGCGATCCCACCGGCAAGAATGTCACGCGAAAGCCTTTGACGCGTGACCAAGTGATTGAGAACGCGAGAAGTTACGAGCAGCAGATCTTCAAAATACTCGACCCTGAAAAGACGCTAGTGATGTTCAACTCCAGTTGGATGGGAGAAATGAGTGCTGCCGACTTGATCGCGCTGGCGGCCAAGCATACTGTGGCGCGAATGCTGGAGCGCGACGATTTTCACAAGCGTTATGCGTCCGGACAGCCGATCGCTATTCATGAGTTCCTGTACCCGCTCATCCAGGGCTACGACTCGGTTGCCATGAAAGCTGACGTCGAGCTGGGCGGAACTGACCAGAAGTTCAATCTGCTCGTCGGGCGTGAGCTGCAGAAGCATTATGGGCAATCCCCGCAGGTGGTCATGACCATGCCGATCCTGGAGGGCTTGGATGGCGTCAACAAAATGTCCAAATCCCTGGGCAACTATATAGGCATACATGAGCCGCCCAATGAGATGTTCGGCAAACTGATGTCTGTTTCCGATGATTTGATGTGGCGTTATATAGAGTTGCTGTCCTTCGAACCGCTGAGTGTCGTGGAGCAGTGGAAGAAAGATGTAAGCGACGGGCGTAACCCGCGCGACATCAAGGTCGGCTTCGCTCAGGAAATCATTACCCGGTTTCATAATAGAGCCGCAGCAGAAAACGCACTTGCGGAATTCGAGGCACGCTTCCGTCAGGGTGCCGTGCCTGACGAAATGCCGGAATTTAGCCTGCCGACGGTGGGCGATGGTTTGTCCATCGCCCAGGCGATCAAGCTGGCGGGCCTAACTGCAAGTACATCCGAGGCTATGCGGATGATCGATCAGGGTGGAATCAAGGTAAACGGCGAAAAGGTGAGTGACAAGGGTCTTTTGTTGAAGGGGCGCGACCCTTTTGTAATCCAGGTCGGGAAGCGAAAATTCGCGCGTGTGAGCCTTGTTTGAGTCTCGCGCGGAAGAGATAAGGGCTCTAACTCCATGATTCGGCAAAGGCGGCTAGTCTCCCTTTAACAAAGTTGAAAAATAAGTCTTGACCATCGTTCCAAGCCCCGTATAATGCGCACCTCTCGACGGCAAAGCGAAACAGCGAAAGCCGCCGGGAAGTGCGAAAATAAAGGGTTTGACAAAAAATTTAAGCCCTGTAAGATGCGCACCTTCGTTGCAGATCACCGCAACGAAGCGGGAAGAAAGCTTCAAAAAACTTCTTGACGTAGCGAACGGTGACTGTATAATGCGCACCTCTCGCTGAGACGAGAAGCGGTAAGTGAAGCAAAGCAGCAAACGTTCTTTAAAAAAATACAGCCAATAAGTGTGGGCGCTTGTCGGATGGGAAGTGTGGTTTTCAAGCTGTTTCGGCGGCCTGAATTAACCAGGCGACTCACAAGATACAAGTGCTTTGTGACAGCGATATGAAAATATGGTTGTTACTGTAATAAGCGCAAAAATGTTTTAAATTAAGCAGTGATTAAACTGAAGAGTTTGATCCTGGCTCAGATTGAACGCTGGCGGAATGCTTTACACATGCAAGTCGAACGGCAGCACGGGAGCTTGCTCCTGGTGGCGAGTGGCGAACGGGTGAGTAATACATAGGAACATACCCAGTAATGGGGGATAACGCCGAGAAATCGGTGCTAATACCGCATACGCCCTACGGGGGAAAGCGGGGGATCTTCGGACCTCGCGTTATTGGATTGGCCTATGTCTGATTAGCTAGTTGGTGAGGTAAAGGCTCACCAAGGCGACGATCAGTAGCTGGTCTGAGAGGATGATCAGCCACACTGGAACTGAGACACGGTCCAGACTCCTACGGGAGGCAGCAGTGGGGAATTTTGGACAATGGGCGAAAGCCTGATCCAGCCATTCCGCGTGAGTGAAGAAGGCCTTCGGGTTGTAAAGCTCTTTCGGCAGGAACGAAATGGTTACGGTTAATAACTGTGACTTCTGACGGTACCTGAAGAAGAAGCACCGGCTAACTACGTGCCAGCAGCCGCGGTAATACGTAGGGTGCGAGCGTTAATCGGAATTACTGGGCGTAAAGCGTGCGCAGGCGGTTTTGTAAGTCAGATGTGAAAGCCCCGGGCTTAACCTGGGAATGGCGTTTGAAACTACAAGGCTAGAGTGTGTCAGAGGGGGGTAGAATTCCACGTGTAGCAGTGAAATGCGTAGAGATGTGGAGGAATACCGATGGCGAAGGCAGCCCCCTGGGATAACACTGACGCTCATGCACGAAAGCGTGGGGAGCAAACAGGATTAGATACCCTGGTAGTCCACGCCCTAAACGATGTCAACTAGTTGTCGGGAGGGTAACCCTCTTGGTAACGCAGCTAACGCGTGAAGTTGACCGCCTGGGGAGTACGGTCGCAAGATTAAAACTCAAAGGAATTGACGGGGGCCCGCACAAGCGGTGGATTATGTGGATTAATTCGATGCAACGCGAAAAACCTTACCTACCCTTGACATGTACGGAACTTGCCAGAGATGGCTTGGTGCTCGAAAGAGAACCGTAACACAGGTGCTGCATGGCTGTCGTCAGCTCGTGTCGTGAGATGTTGGGTTAAGTCCCGCAACGAGCGCAACCCTTGTCATTAATTGCCATCATTTAGTTGGGCACTTTAATGAGACTGCCGGTGACAAACCGGAGGAAGGTGGGGATGACGTCAAGTCCTCATGGCCCTTATGGGTAGGGCTTCACACGTAATACAATGGTCGGTACAGAGGGTCGCCAACCCGCGAGGGGGAGCCAATCCCAGAAAGCCGATCGTAGTCCGGATTGGAGTCTGCAACTCGACTCCATGAAGTCGGAATCGCTAGTAATCGCGGATCAGCATGTCGCGGTGAATACGTTCCCGGGCCTTGTACACACCGCCCGTCACACCATGGGAGTGGGTATTACCAGAAGCAGGTAGCTTAACCTTCGGGAGGGCGCTTGCCACGGTAGGATTCATGACTGGGGTGAAGTCGTAACAAGGTAGCCGTATCGGAAGGTGCGGCTGGATCACCTCCTTTCTAGAGAGATGCTCGTTCGGCATGCGTTCACACTTATTGGTTGTTTGAAATAGCGAGGAGTTGGGAGTGAGGCGTGAGGAGTCACCCTCCAGGGTTTTGCTCCTCACTCTTGGCCCCTTACTCCTCAACGAGTAAAGGGTCTATAGCTCAGTTGGTTAGAGCACACGCTTGATAAGCGTGGGGTCGGTGGTTCAAGTCCACCTAGACCCACCAGAAACATGGGGGC from Sulfurimicrobium lacus carries:
- the rplM gene encoding 50S ribosomal protein L13 — translated: MKTFSAKSHEVKRDWFVVDATDKVLGRLASEIASRLRGKHKPEYTPHVDTGDYIVVVNVEKLRVTGNKAEDKLYHRHSGYPGGLYTTNFTKLQQRFPGRVLEKAVKGMLPKGPLGYAMLKKLKCYSGPEHQHVAQQPKALEI
- a CDS encoding OapA family protein; translated protein: MKKINFPLPGFFVKLARNLQHENHIGNMQNNKASILSQKLFQTERKFPLRWIVALSALPLFGVVAAFGIAPDTDVKRIPVHTVVESLALPNISAQTASTQQFWREERIQRGDTVADLLSRLDVNTQDIQAFLNEAKHAQALYQLKPGKTVQAQTTEDGELLSLRYHYGGDTVLLVEKQGDHFKTSEQALPLERQVVMKSGQIRSSLFAATDAANMPDAVAVQMADIFSTDIDFHRDLQRGDKFTVEYEAFYNKGELVKTGHILAAEFINSGKSYRAVYFQDNDGHGGYYTADGKNLRKAFLRSPLEFSRVTSGFTTARFHPILKEWRAHKGVDYGAPIGTRVKATADGVVEQVGAQRGYGNVIVLKHQGKFETVYGHLSAFASGLRKGQHISQGDVIGYVGMTGMATGPHLHYEFKVAGVQRNPLSIEVPTAFPIAANQKAEFNRIAQPLLANLDLLRGTNLAALD
- a CDS encoding bactofilin family protein, translated to MFGKKAPKPQSRIDSLIGSGTRIEGNISFSGGLRVDGEIRGNVRAEGGQPSTLVLSEQARIEGVIEVSHLVVNGTVAGPVYASEYVELQSKSRVTGDVYYKTLEMHVGAIVEGKLVHQEQLALPSPVSVAIEGRLVVD
- the argC gene encoding N-acetyl-gamma-glutamyl-phosphate reductase; translated protein: MIKVGIVGGTGYTGVELLRLLAQHPEAHLEAITSRKEAGMAVSDMFPNLRGRVNLKFQDPAEAPLHRCDVVFFATPNGVAMQQAKALVDAGVKVIDLAADFRIKDIPLWEKWYGMTHACPELVAEAVYALPEINRSEIKGARVIANPGCYPTAVQLGFMPLIEAGAIELQGLVADCKSGVSGAGRKAEVATLFSEASDNFKAYGVAGHRHLPEIVQGLSRRAGASVGLTFVPHLTPLIRGIHATLYARLTKEVDLQALYEQHYASEYFVDVLPAGGHPETRSVRSANFCRIAVHRPQGGDTVVILSVIDNLVKGAAGQAVQNMNILFGLPEATGLQQIPILP
- the tyrS gene encoding tyrosine--tRNA ligase codes for the protein MSEVNEALQAIKRGCNELLLEQELVEKLATGRPLRIKAGFDPTAPDLHLGHTVLINKLRQFQDLGHEVMFLIGDFTGMIGDPTGKNVTRKPLTRDQVIENARSYEQQIFKILDPEKTLVMFNSSWMGEMSAADLIALAAKHTVARMLERDDFHKRYASGQPIAIHEFLYPLIQGYDSVAMKADVELGGTDQKFNLLVGRELQKHYGQSPQVVMTMPILEGLDGVNKMSKSLGNYIGIHEPPNEMFGKLMSVSDDLMWRYIELLSFEPLSVVEQWKKDVSDGRNPRDIKVGFAQEIITRFHNRAAAENALAEFEARFRQGAVPDEMPEFSLPTVGDGLSIAQAIKLAGLTASTSEAMRMIDQGGIKVNGEKVSDKGLLLKGRDPFVIQVGKRKFARVSLV
- a CDS encoding DUF6776 family protein; translated protein: MAVALGCGIGLAWWMYDIGSQFAGFDRGATDRELVQLRDKVKQLEADNGRLRTVQVAADRHSLIDNAAQQDTERALKGLQDENAQLKEQLAFIRGVSSGERGGGVTVSRFKVEPGAAGVYRYQLLLVRAGQQDKVFQGRLQLVVTTQDGGKNVLRTFPADASAKGKFVVSVKSYQKLEGEFQVPPAAVVKSVEARVFGEGSSQPKLSKTFNLS
- the rpsI gene encoding 30S ribosomal protein S9: MIGNYNYGTGRRKSSVARVFLKSGSGNIVVNGKPVDVFFSRETGRMVVRQPLELTNNLTTFDIMVNVAGGGESGQAGAVRHGITRALIDYDASLKSELSKAGLVTRDAREVERKKVGLRKARRAKQFSKR
- the erpA gene encoding iron-sulfur cluster insertion protein ErpA, with translation MSAVTEMPSPLTFTDSAAAKVKSLIEEEGSADLKLRVFVSGGGCSGFQYGFTFDEVTNDDDTVIEKNGVCLLIDPMSFQYLVGAEIDYTEGLQGAQFVIKNPNATTTCGCGSSFSA
- a CDS encoding anhydro-N-acetylmuramic acid kinase; the protein is MHASELYVGLMSGTSLDGVDAALVEISEGKSRLVHAIFQVFDDDLRQELLALNQAGHNELLRASLAGNALASRYTSAVQTLLNETMHPVLAISAIGCHGQTIRHRPDLGFTIQIGNAALLAELTGISVITDFRSRDIAAGGQGAPLVPAFHAAAFRSAQRNRVIVNIGGISNLTWLPATGAVTGFDCGPGNLLLDGWTQRHLGSPFDRDGAWAASGILIPELLHNMLDFAFFSAAPPKSTGRDMFHLEWLQAFLYGSYAPADVQATLLELSARSITDAIRRHCGEADEIYLCGGGAHNTALRKRLAEMLAPLPLKLTDEFGIGTDWVEATAFAWLAYRTRHSQPGNLPEVTGAQGPRILGAIYNA